In the genome of Thermodesulfobacteriota bacterium, the window CAATTAATTTATCGGCCTCTTCGTTTTTAAATCCTATAAAATTTGAGCCGCTATCTGCTTGTGTGGAACTCCAAATCTGATACGGGTCAGATTCAACGCCCATAGACCAAGCGAGCGTCACCGCGTCAAAGTTGCGCTCATTAAGTCTGGTAGTGAAAACCGCCCACTCTGTTTTTCTGATATCCATCTGAATGCCCATCTTGTCCAGCTCTTCTTTCAGAATTGTAGCAATCTTCTCTCCTGTCTCAGAGCCGCCTGGTATTAAGAATTCAAAAGCAAACTTAACGCCGTCTTTATCACGAATACCGTCTCCGTCACTATCAACCCAGCCTGCTTCTTCTAATAGCTCCTCAGCCTTTTTGGGATCGTAGGGATAAGGCTCGATGGATTTATCATATTCGGGACTGTTGATATAGAATGGATTAGTGACAATCGCACCAAGATCAAAAAGAATTTTATTTAGTATTAACTCTCTGTTCACCAGATGTGTGAGTGCGGTTCTTACTTTTTTATCTGCGAAATAAGGTCTTCTTGAGTTCCAGCCTATATAGCTGTAGTTAGGTGTGAAGTAGCTAAGCTTGTCATAATTTTCTTTAAATGAGGGAGTATTTGTTTGACGCTCCCACTGAATCGGTGTTAGGCCAGATACATCGAGCTCTTCACGTTTTAATACCTGAAAAGCTACTGTGTTGTCTGTAATGATTTTAAAGACAATTTTGTCCAATTTAGGTTTGTCACCCCAATAGTCTGGGTTTTTCTCAATGACAATATCTCTTCCAGTTGTCCATCTTACGAATTTGTACGGCCCAGTGCCAACAGGTGATCTGCCTGCAGGGTTAGTGTTGAAGTCGCCTTTATCAAATATGTGCTTTGGCACAATTGGCATGCCACCGCAAAATTCTAAGGCCAAAAAGTATGGTCTTGCATAAGTAAATTCTACTGTTAAATCATCTATTGCTTTA includes:
- a CDS encoding peptide-binding protein, encoding KAIDDLTVEFTYARPYFLALEFCGGMPIVPKHIFDKGDFNTNPAGRSPVGTGPYKFVRWTTGRDIVIEKNPDYWGDKPKLDKIVFKIITDNTVAFQVLKREELDVSGLTPIQWERQTNTPSFKENYDKLSYFTPNYSYIGWNSRRPYFADKKVRTALTHLVNRELILNKILFDLGAIVTNPFYINSPEYDKSIEPYPYDPKKAEELLEEAGWVDSDGDGIRDKDGVKFAFEFLIPGGSETGEKIATILKEELDKMGIQMDIRKTEWAVFTTRLNERNFDAVTLAWSMGVESDPYQIWSSTQADSGSNFIGFKNEEADKLIEQARVEFDREKRKELYRRFAEIVHEEQPYTFLFCRKSTVAVNKRFENVTVYPLGIDFVEWHVPLPLQMYSE